In Microvirga sp. 17 mud 1-3, the genomic window GATCGGATAGGGCCAGTTCATGAACTTGTGCAATCCGCCGAGCCGCGACACGCGCTCCGCGCCGGGGCGCAGCATGAGGTGGTAGGTATTGCCGAGCACCACGTCGGCGCCGAGCGCCTTCACCTGATCGGGATACATGGCCTTGACGGTCGCGGCCGTGCCCACCGGCATGAAGGCGGGCGTACGGATCACCCCACGCGGCATCCGGATCTCACCGGTGCGCGCGGCACCGTCGGTCTTCGAAATGGTGAAGGTGAATTGCTCGGTGGTCATTCAATAACCCTGACGATCATGGTGAAAACAATCAACGAGGCGCAGGCGCACCTTGCCGACCACGCCTATTCTCCCCTGAACAGCAGGCTCGCATCGCCATAGGAGTAGAAGCGGTAACCTGTCTCGATGGCGTGCGCATAGGCGGCACGCATGGTGTCGAGACCCGCGAAGGCCGAGACGAGCATGAACAGGGTCGAGCGTGGGAGGTGGAAATTCGTCATCAGGACGTCTACGGCCCTGAACTGGTAGCCGGGTGTGATGAAGATATCTGTATCGCCTGAGAATGGCGCGATCGTACCATCGTCGCGGGCCGCGCTCTCGAGCAGGCGCAGGGACGTGGTGCCGACGGCAACGATGCGCCCTCCCCTTGCCCGGGCCTCGTTGAGGGCCTGCGCGGTCGCGGCCGAGACCGTGCCCCATTCCGCATGCATCCGGTGCTGCGCCGTATCGTCCGCCTTCACGGGCAGGAAGGTGCCGGCCCCCACATGCAGGGTCACGAAACGGCGGGTGATGCCGCGCTCGTCGAGGCGGCGGAACAGGTCGTCGGTGAAATGGAGGCCCGCAGTCGGTGCCGCGACGGCACCCTCATCCCGGGCATAGACGGTCTGGTAATCGGCTCGGTCCTTCTCGTCGGTGGGGCGCTTGCCGGCGATGTAGGGGGGCAGCGGCAATTCGCCGAGCCGCGCGATGGCCTCATCGAGAAACGGCCCGGCGAAGGAGAAGTGCAGGGTCACGTCCCCACCTTCGCCTTTTGCCTCCACTTCGGCATCGAGGCGCACCAGCTCGCAGGCCGTGCTTTCAGACGCCTCGCCGAAGCGGATCCGGTCGCCCACGTGAAGCTTTTTTGCGGGACGCGCGAAGGCGCGCCAGCGGTCGCCCCCCTCCCGCTTGTGCAGCATGATTTCGACCCGTGCGGCCGTATCCTCACGCACGCGCATCCCGTAGAGCCGGGACGGGATGACCTTCGTGTCGTTCAGTACCAGCACATCGCCGGGCCGAAGCAGATCCGGAAGATCGCGGACCACGCGATCCTCGAAAGGCGCACCACCGGGCCTGACCACAAGCATGCGCGCCGCATCTCGCGGCTCCGCGGGGCGAAGCGCGATGCGATCCTCAGGCAGATCGAAATCGAAAAGGTCGACGCGCATGGAATGTCCCGATTGTCATCCCGGAGCGCCTTGAAGCGCTCCGGGATAACGGTTCGATCAGCTTACGCTGCGTCCGCCGCGACCTTCATGGAGACGATGCGGTCCGGCTCGCGCACGGGCTCGCCGCGCTTGATCTTGTCCACGTTCTCCATGCCTTCCGTCACCTTGCCCCAGACCGTGTATTGCTTGTCGAGGAAGCGGGCGTCGTCGAAGCAGATGAAGAACTGCGAGTTGGCGGAATGCGGATTGTTGGTCCGCGCCATGGAGCAGACTCCGCGCACATGCGGCTCGGCGTTGAACTCGGCCTGAAGATCCGGAAGGTCGGAGCCGCCGGTGCCGGTGCCTTGCGGGCAGCCGGTCTGGGCCATGAAGCCGTCGATGACGCGATGGAACGCGATGCCGTCATAGAAGCCCTGGCGCGCCAGGGTCTTGATCCGCTCCACGTGCTTGGGCGCGAGGTCGGGCCGCAGCTCGATGACGACCCGCCCCTTGGTGGTCTCCATGATGAGGGTGTTCTCGGGATCTGCCATCGGTTTCTCCTGGTCTGGCATGTCTTGAAAGAAAGTCTTGGAAGAAAAGCGTTCCTGCCCGATCACATAGGCCGCGTGTCGGAGAAACGGAAGGTGAAAATGCGCCCGGCCACGGCCGCCCCGAGCTTGTCGGAGAACGGCAGAGGCGTGCAACGCGTAAAGGCTTCGCGCACGGATCGCGTGAAGGGCTCGCGCTGGTCCGGCTGGTTGCCTGCCCGGTAATAGGTGATGCGGGGCTGGCCCAGCACCTCACCGTTACGCTTGAAGGCGATGCGCAGCGTGATCTCCTGGCCCGAGAGGCCGCTGCCTGCGGGCGGCTTCCAGCAGGCCTGGAGCGCGTGGAAGATGCCCGTGAGCGTATCGATTTGGAGAGCGCGCTCCCCCTCGCCCGGGCGGATGATGCCGGTGACACCCTCGGGCAGGCTCGGTGCCGGGTCGAGCTCACGGAGCCTGTCCCGGCCGTCGTCGAGCGGGGACAGGTCCTGCGCTGCCGCAGGGCCAAGGCAGGATGCGAGGAAGAACGCGGCGAGCATCTGCCGCGCCCCTACGGATTTTCGAATCGTCCTTGCTGCCATCCGCCCGTCGCTCCGATTTATGCCTTACTTGGCGTCCGTCGCGAGCTGCATCTTCACGATTTTGTCGGGGCCTGACACCATGCCGTTGGCGGCGGAATTGCCCTTCTTGATCTTATCGGCCACGTCCATGCCGGACACGACCTCACCGAAGAGCGTGTACTGCCCGGTGAGCGGGCCGCAGCCCTCATAGCAGATGAAGAACTGGCTGTTCGCCGAATTCGGATCCT contains:
- a CDS encoding peptidylprolyl isomerase, with amino-acid sequence MADPENTLIMETTKGRVVIELRPDLAPKHVERIKTLARQGFYDGIAFHRVIDGFMAQTGCPQGTGTGGSDLPDLQAEFNAEPHVRGVCSMARTNNPHSANSQFFICFDDARFLDKQYTVWGKVTEGMENVDKIKRGEPVREPDRIVSMKVAADAA
- the queA gene encoding tRNA preQ1(34) S-adenosylmethionine ribosyltransferase-isomerase QueA, whose translation is MRVDLFDFDLPEDRIALRPAEPRDAARMLVVRPGGAPFEDRVVRDLPDLLRPGDVLVLNDTKVIPSRLYGMRVREDTAARVEIMLHKREGGDRWRAFARPAKKLHVGDRIRFGEASESTACELVRLDAEVEAKGEGGDVTLHFSFAGPFLDEAIARLGELPLPPYIAGKRPTDEKDRADYQTVYARDEGAVAAPTAGLHFTDDLFRRLDERGITRRFVTLHVGAGTFLPVKADDTAQHRMHAEWGTVSAATAQALNEARARGGRIVAVGTTSLRLLESAARDDGTIAPFSGDTDIFITPGYQFRAVDVLMTNFHLPRSTLFMLVSAFAGLDTMRAAYAHAIETGYRFYSYGDASLLFRGE